A window from Flavobacterium sp. 83 encodes these proteins:
- the gyrB gene encoding DNA topoisomerase (ATP-hydrolyzing) subunit B: MSEEIKKDNYSADSIQALEGMEHVRMRPSMYIGDVGVRGLHHLVYEVVDNSIDEAMGGHCDTIIVDINEDGSISVEDNGRGIPVGIHKKEGVSALEVVMTKIGAGGKFDKDSYKVSGGLHGVGVSVVNALSNHLRATVHSSDGKVYEQEYEKGKALYPVKQIGETTKRGTIVTFYPDPSIFTQTIEYSYDTLSARMRELSYLNKGITITFTDKRELDKDGNFVSEVFHSDEGLKEYIRYLDGNREPIIAHVISMDHEKGEIPVEVALIYNTSYTENIFSYVNNINTHEGGTHLQGFRTGLTRSLKKYADASGMLDKLKFDISGDDFREGLTAIISVKVAEPQFEGQTKTKLGNREVVSPVSQAVSEMIENYLEENPNDARIIVQKVILAAQARHAAKKAREMVQRKTVMGGGGLPGKLSDCSEQDPAKCEVYLVEGDSAGGTAKQGRDRAFQAILPLRGKILNVEKAMHHKVFENEEIRNIFTALGVTIGTEEDSKALNISKLRYHKVIIMCDADVDGSHISTLILTFFFRFMKELIEEGHVYIAAPPLYLVKKGNKKEYAWNDDQRDQANARMGGSAGIQRYKGLGEMNAEQLWETTMDPGFRTLRQVNIDSLAEADRVFSMLMGDEVPPRREFIEKNAVYANIDA; encoded by the coding sequence ATGAGCGAAGAAATCAAGAAGGACAATTATTCAGCAGATAGTATTCAAGCATTAGAAGGAATGGAGCACGTAAGAATGCGTCCATCGATGTATATTGGAGATGTGGGTGTTCGAGGATTGCATCATTTAGTTTATGAAGTGGTGGATAACTCTATCGATGAAGCAATGGGAGGTCATTGTGATACGATTATAGTTGATATAAATGAAGATGGATCTATTTCTGTTGAAGATAACGGACGTGGTATTCCAGTAGGTATTCATAAAAAAGAAGGTGTTTCTGCGTTGGAGGTTGTAATGACCAAAATTGGTGCCGGAGGAAAATTTGATAAAGATTCCTATAAAGTTTCAGGAGGTCTTCACGGTGTTGGGGTTTCGGTGGTAAATGCATTGTCAAACCATTTGAGAGCTACTGTTCATAGTAGTGATGGAAAAGTATATGAGCAAGAATATGAAAAAGGAAAAGCGTTATATCCAGTAAAACAAATTGGGGAAACTACAAAAAGAGGAACAATCGTTACTTTTTATCCTGATCCAAGTATTTTTACCCAAACAATTGAATATTCGTATGATACTTTATCAGCTCGTATGCGTGAATTGTCATACTTGAATAAAGGAATTACAATTACATTTACAGATAAAAGAGAACTAGATAAAGATGGAAATTTTGTGTCAGAAGTGTTTCATTCTGATGAGGGTTTAAAAGAATATATCCGTTATTTAGATGGAAACCGCGAGCCAATTATTGCGCACGTAATTTCTATGGATCATGAAAAAGGGGAAATTCCTGTTGAGGTGGCATTGATTTATAACACAAGTTATACCGAAAATATTTTTTCCTACGTAAATAATATCAATACTCACGAGGGAGGAACGCACTTGCAAGGTTTTAGAACTGGTCTTACTAGATCATTAAAGAAATATGCGGATGCTTCGGGAATGTTGGACAAACTGAAATTTGATATTTCTGGTGATGACTTTCGTGAAGGATTGACGGCTATTATTTCTGTAAAAGTTGCTGAACCGCAATTTGAAGGGCAAACCAAAACTAAACTTGGAAACAGAGAAGTTGTTTCGCCGGTAAGTCAAGCAGTGAGTGAAATGATTGAAAATTATTTGGAAGAAAATCCAAATGATGCTCGTATCATTGTTCAAAAAGTAATTCTTGCAGCACAGGCACGTCACGCAGCCAAAAAAGCGCGTGAAATGGTGCAACGTAAAACTGTAATGGGTGGCGGTGGATTGCCAGGAAAACTTTCTGATTGTTCTGAACAAGATCCTGCAAAATGTGAAGTATATCTTGTCGAGGGAGATTCGGCGGGTGGAACTGCAAAACAAGGTCGTGACCGTGCGTTTCAAGCGATTTTGCCATTACGTGGTAAGATTTTGAACGTTGAGAAAGCAATGCACCACAAAGTTTTTGAAAACGAAGAGATCCGAAATATATTTACGGCACTTGGTGTAACTATTGGAACAGAAGAAGACAGTAAAGCGTTGAATATTTCGAAATTGCGTTACCATAAAGTAATTATTATGTGTGATGCCGATGTCGATGGTAGTCACATCTCTACTTTGATTTTGACGTTTTTCTTCCGTTTTATGAAAGAATTAATAGAGGAAGGACACGTATATATTGCTGCGCCACCTTTGTATTTAGTTAAAAAAGGAAATAAAAAAGAATACGCTTGGAATGATGATCAGCGTGATCAAGCTAATGCTAGAATGGGCGGAAGCGCAGGAATCCAACGTTATAAAGGTCTTGGAGAGATGAATGCAGAGCAATTATGGGAAACTACGATGGATCCAGGATTTAGAACTTTACGTCAAGTAAATATTGACAGTCTTGCTGAAGCGGATAGAGTTTTCTCGATGTTAATGGGAGACGAAGTGCCACCAAGAAGAGAATTCATTGAGAAAAATGCAGTTTACGCTAATATTGATGCTTAA
- the gatB/aspS gene encoding bifunctional amidotransferase subunit GatB/aspartate--tRNA ligase AspS: protein MELEQLTAALKAHDLELVIGLETHVRLNTKTKLFCSCPNQEIETPNENICSVCTGQMGILPALNKEAIIKAIYFGKAVDSSFSNEVISWDRKHYEYPDNPKNIQITQFHNPIIPDGHVSCYRNDGTQFTVNLTQVHIEEDAAKLMHEKKISLVDFNKAGVPLIEIVTEPCVRNIEDASTYAQYIQRIVQNLGISEANLEKGEFKSDVSVSLRKKHSYELNPRTEIKNLNSFKFMVEALKEEVEKQFNYFIENKEFRPDQTTVLWDADLKQTKVMRKKEFEADYRFISEPDLPFVNIKKEIEAIKVDTSALPYAVESILINGGVLPQDAKFFTADKLRSQTFVEINNEIKDPSFVAKTLANNIKAEDYAEIHSIAHLTDIFKLFKAEKITAVLVQNAITAYLKDRTFDYNKYFAENTISEDKIQEVIATVILENEAVANDIKAGDQGKAGILVGKVLGVIGKGANGKVIRQIILDKLGADAILEKNTVGTSRDLSVLVAENKENQEESLTEIPIIIKDSYRTHKISQLSEESIQEEVVLSGWVASVRDHGELMFIDLRDSSYEIFQVRISRESFPNIDELVKLKPESVISVTGIVVGRNEDDYNAGLRTGKIELETSALEILNLSKTLPFEIKRAAKTNEAIRFQYKFLDHRNEEVRRAIVNRHKVIKLLRDILDEEEFLEIETPILSAGTDEGAREFIVPTRKGSGLFYTLPQAPQQFKQMLMVSGYEKYFQIARCFRDEDSRGDRQPEFTQLDMEMAFACMQQIIDLNTKMFNEVVKKIYGNKWILRPFEVITYKDAMDFYGCDRPDLRYGLKMQDITAIVKDTTFQVFSKPIEEGGIVKCIKVSAKEQGNKRMSKGQIENLTAIAQQHGLGGLAYIIVNEDELQSPIIKFLGEEIAAGIIKATNAQVGDIVFFSAADYATANKALDAVRQELGKMLHLINPKELCPAWVVDFPMFEKTDEGRWTFTHNPFSMPAIYDLQKHMNGNEEEIGTIIAQQYDIILNGYEIGGGSVRAHKSEILEATYRNMGYNKEEMIKSVGTMYKAFQYGAPPHGGIAWGIDRLMMILEKKASIREVMAFPKTGSSEDLLFGAPSLLSDKKVEEMNVKIMRK, encoded by the coding sequence ATGGAATTGGAGCAATTAACTGCGGCTTTAAAAGCCCACGATTTAGAATTGGTAATTGGACTGGAAACTCACGTTCGATTGAATACCAAAACCAAGTTGTTTTGTTCTTGTCCAAATCAAGAAATAGAAACACCTAACGAAAATATTTGTTCGGTTTGTACGGGACAAATGGGTATTTTACCAGCTTTAAATAAAGAAGCAATTATAAAAGCGATTTATTTTGGAAAAGCGGTGGATTCGTCATTTAGTAATGAAGTAATATCCTGGGATAGAAAACATTACGAATATCCTGATAATCCCAAAAATATTCAAATAACACAATTTCACAATCCAATAATTCCTGACGGACACGTATCTTGTTACCGAAATGATGGTACTCAATTTACTGTGAATTTAACTCAGGTACATATTGAGGAGGATGCTGCAAAGTTGATGCACGAAAAGAAAATTTCGTTAGTCGATTTTAACAAAGCGGGTGTTCCGTTGATCGAAATTGTTACGGAACCTTGTGTCAGAAATATTGAAGATGCTTCAACTTACGCACAATATATTCAACGTATTGTTCAAAACTTAGGAATCTCTGAAGCAAATCTGGAAAAAGGAGAATTCAAATCGGATGTTTCGGTGTCTTTGCGCAAAAAGCATTCTTACGAATTAAATCCAAGAACTGAAATCAAAAACTTGAACTCGTTTAAGTTTATGGTGGAAGCTTTGAAAGAGGAAGTAGAAAAACAGTTTAATTATTTTATTGAAAATAAAGAGTTTCGTCCAGATCAAACTACCGTATTATGGGATGCTGATTTAAAGCAAACCAAAGTAATGCGTAAAAAAGAATTTGAAGCGGATTATCGTTTTATTTCGGAACCCGATTTACCTTTTGTAAATATTAAAAAAGAAATCGAGGCTATTAAAGTGGATACAAGCGCATTGCCTTATGCTGTTGAATCTATTTTGATTAACGGTGGTGTTTTGCCACAAGATGCTAAATTTTTCACAGCCGATAAGTTGCGTTCGCAAACATTTGTAGAAATAAATAATGAAATCAAAGATCCTTCGTTTGTTGCTAAAACATTGGCAAACAATATAAAAGCCGAAGATTACGCTGAAATTCATAGTATTGCTCATTTAACTGATATTTTCAAATTATTCAAAGCGGAGAAAATCACGGCAGTTTTAGTTCAAAATGCGATAACGGCTTATTTGAAAGATAGAACTTTTGACTACAATAAGTACTTTGCAGAAAATACTATTTCAGAAGATAAAATCCAGGAAGTTATAGCTACTGTAATTTTAGAAAATGAGGCTGTTGCCAATGATATTAAAGCAGGTGACCAAGGAAAAGCAGGAATTTTAGTTGGTAAAGTTTTAGGTGTTATTGGAAAAGGTGCCAATGGAAAAGTAATTCGCCAAATTATTTTAGACAAATTAGGAGCTGATGCAATTTTAGAAAAAAATACTGTAGGGACAAGTCGCGACTTGTCAGTACTAGTTGCAGAAAATAAAGAAAATCAAGAAGAATCGCTTACTGAAATTCCTATTATTATAAAAGATAGTTATAGAACACATAAAATTTCGCAATTATCAGAAGAAAGTATCCAAGAAGAAGTGGTATTGTCTGGTTGGGTTGCTAGTGTTCGGGATCACGGTGAATTGATGTTTATTGATTTGCGTGATTCGAGTTATGAGATTTTTCAAGTACGAATCAGTAGAGAATCATTTCCTAACATAGATGAGTTGGTGAAATTGAAACCAGAATCTGTAATTTCAGTAACTGGAATTGTTGTTGGACGTAATGAAGATGATTATAATGCAGGATTACGTACCGGTAAAATTGAATTGGAAACTTCGGCTTTAGAGATTTTAAACTTATCTAAAACATTGCCTTTTGAGATTAAAAGAGCAGCAAAAACGAACGAAGCAATTCGTTTTCAATATAAGTTCTTGGATCATAGAAATGAAGAAGTACGAAGAGCGATCGTAAACCGTCATAAAGTAATTAAATTATTGCGTGACATTTTGGATGAAGAAGAATTCTTAGAAATTGAAACCCCAATTTTAAGTGCAGGAACTGATGAAGGAGCACGTGAATTTATTGTTCCTACACGTAAAGGATCTGGGTTGTTTTATACCTTGCCACAAGCGCCACAGCAGTTTAAACAGATGTTGATGGTAAGTGGTTACGAAAAGTATTTCCAAATTGCGCGTTGTTTTAGAGATGAAGATTCTCGTGGCGATCGTCAGCCGGAATTTACGCAATTGGATATGGAAATGGCATTTGCCTGTATGCAACAAATTATAGATTTAAACACAAAAATGTTTAATGAAGTAGTGAAAAAAATATATGGCAACAAATGGATTTTACGTCCGTTTGAAGTGATTACTTATAAAGATGCAATGGATTTCTATGGTTGTGACAGACCTGATTTACGTTATGGTTTGAAAATGCAAGACATTACCGCTATCGTAAAAGACACCACTTTCCAAGTATTTAGTAAGCCTATTGAAGAGGGTGGAATTGTGAAATGTATCAAGGTTTCGGCTAAAGAACAAGGGAATAAACGTATGTCTAAGGGGCAAATCGAAAACCTTACCGCTATTGCACAACAGCACGGTTTAGGTGGATTAGCTTATATTATTGTAAATGAAGACGAATTGCAATCGCCAATTATTAAGTTTTTAGGTGAAGAAATTGCAGCTGGAATTATAAAGGCTACCAATGCACAAGTGGGTGATATTGTATTCTTTTCAGCAGCAGATTATGCTACGGCTAACAAAGCATTGGATGCTGTTCGTCAAGAATTGGGTAAAATGTTACACTTAATTAATCCGAAGGAATTATGTCCGGCTTGGGTAGTTGATTTTCCAATGTTTGAAAAAACGGATGAAGGGAGATGGACGTTTACACACAATCCTTTTTCGATGCCCGCTATTTATGATTTGCAAAAACATATGAATGGTAATGAAGAAGAAATCGGAACCATTATTGCGCAACAATACGATATAATTTTAAACGGTTACGAAATTGGTGGAGGATCAGTTCGAGCACATAAATCGGAGATTTTAGAAGCAACTTATAGAAATATGGGTTACAATAAAGAAGAAATGATAAAAAGTGTTGGAACGATGTACAAAGCGTTTCAATACGGTGCACCACCACACGGAGGAATTGCTTGGGGAATTGACCGTTTGATGATGATTTTAGAGAAAAAAGCATCTATTAGGGAAGTAATGGCTTTCCCAAAGACGGGAAGCAGCGAAGATTTATTATTTGGCGCACCATCGCTTTTATCGGATAAAAAGGTAGAAGAAATGAATGTGAAGATTATGAGGAAATAA